In the genome of Eggerthella sp. YY7918, one region contains:
- a CDS encoding succinate dehydrogenase/fumarate reductase iron-sulfur subunit: MESITFNIKRFDGETTWNQEYVLPRETSTLLGCLTKIREEQDPTLNFTSACRHAICGSCAVQVNGNAFLACETQLDTLLETFQTDTLYLEPLNNLPVVRDLVVNFDGMSEKLKKVNGWLEEHEGRCNHLQSEEEFHLINKPADCIMCGSCVSECRELAYDDGTYLPPMAMNKAYRFERDSRDGSHGKRVLAALQNNLWKCIHCQQCTTKCPKHIPIAEEISYLRREALRMGETKSEGARHAYSFYDDVKRTGLLNETMLALRTEGMVKTAMNRTPFAIRMVAAGKMNPLHMPKPVEGIESVRKLYEFSQRMSKEDQHV, translated from the coding sequence ATGGAATCCATTACCTTTAACATCAAACGCTTCGACGGCGAAACCACCTGGAACCAGGAGTATGTTCTGCCGCGTGAAACAAGCACGCTGCTCGGATGCCTGACGAAGATTCGCGAGGAACAGGATCCCACCCTCAACTTCACCAGCGCATGCCGCCACGCCATTTGTGGCAGCTGCGCGGTACAGGTGAACGGCAATGCGTTTCTGGCGTGCGAGACACAGCTGGACACCTTGCTTGAAACATTCCAGACCGACACGCTGTATTTGGAGCCGCTTAATAATCTGCCCGTCGTGCGCGATTTGGTGGTGAATTTCGACGGCATGAGCGAAAAGCTCAAAAAGGTGAACGGCTGGCTGGAAGAACACGAAGGCCGTTGCAACCATCTGCAGTCAGAAGAGGAGTTTCACCTGATCAATAAGCCTGCCGACTGCATTATGTGTGGTTCATGCGTATCGGAGTGTCGCGAGCTGGCCTATGACGACGGCACCTATCTGCCGCCGATGGCCATGAACAAGGCCTATCGCTTCGAGCGCGACTCGCGCGATGGCAGCCATGGAAAGCGTGTGTTGGCGGCGTTGCAGAACAATCTATGGAAGTGCATCCACTGTCAGCAGTGCACCACCAAGTGTCCCAAACATATTCCCATTGCCGAGGAAATTTCGTATCTGCGCCGCGAAGCGCTGCGTATGGGCGAGACCAAGAGCGAAGGCGCGCGCCATGCCTACTCGTTCTACGACGACGTGAAAAGGACCGGTCTGTTGAACGAAACGATGCTTGCACTGCGTACCGAAGGCATGGTGAAGACCGCCATGAACAGGACGCCGTTTGCCATTCGCATGGTGGCTGCGGGCAAGATGAACCCGCTGCATATGCCTAAGCCCGTGGAAGGGATCGAAAGCGTGCGGAAGCTCTACGAGTTCTCGCAACGCATGAGCAAGGAGGATCAGCATGTCTAA
- a CDS encoding CoB--CoM heterodisulfide reductase iron-sulfur subunit B family protein, which translates to MSKELRYAFFPGCTLESAAGELKIATERTCKKLGIQLEEIKGWTCCGAAQIQDIDDFLGVAINARNIALAEQAGFDRILTVCNTCTLMLRTAKKRLDEDAELRAKVNEALAESGLEYKGTCEITHYLWVLVEDYGLDKLKQQVKAPLTNLNVANFYGCHILMPPEVMGFENPRNPRSMELLAEALGAQNVDFEQRLACCGFHAIYPAEREALLANGVSCLTARDAGADCLVTPCPLCHMALDMWQADAQKRYTADITMPILHVPQLVGLALGFTPQEMAVNRHMVKPTRMLEKKLA; encoded by the coding sequence ATGTCTAAAGAGCTTCGCTATGCGTTCTTTCCTGGCTGCACGCTGGAATCGGCGGCCGGCGAGTTAAAGATCGCCACCGAGCGTACGTGCAAAAAGCTTGGTATTCAACTTGAGGAAATTAAGGGGTGGACGTGCTGCGGTGCGGCCCAGATTCAGGATATCGACGACTTTTTGGGCGTGGCCATCAACGCGCGCAACATTGCGCTGGCCGAACAGGCGGGATTCGACCGCATCCTGACCGTGTGCAACACCTGCACGCTCATGCTGCGCACCGCCAAGAAGCGCCTGGACGAGGACGCCGAGCTGCGCGCCAAGGTGAACGAGGCGCTCGCGGAAAGCGGCCTTGAGTACAAGGGCACCTGCGAGATCACACACTATTTGTGGGTGCTCGTGGAAGACTATGGTCTAGACAAGCTGAAGCAGCAGGTGAAGGCGCCGCTCACCAACTTGAACGTGGCCAACTTCTACGGGTGCCACATCCTCATGCCGCCTGAGGTTATGGGTTTTGAAAACCCGCGCAACCCGCGTTCGATGGAGCTTCTGGCCGAGGCGCTCGGCGCACAGAATGTGGACTTCGAGCAGCGTTTGGCGTGTTGCGGTTTTCACGCCATCTATCCGGCCGAGCGCGAGGCCCTGCTGGCCAACGGCGTAAGCTGCCTCACCGCGCGCGATGCCGGGGCCGACTGTCTGGTTACGCCGTGCCCGCTCTGTCACATGGCGCTTGATATGTGGCAGGCCGACGCGCAGAAACGCTACACGGCCGACATCACCATGCCTATTCTGCATGTGCCGCAGCTGGTGGGACTGGCCCTTGGATTTACTCCCCAAGAAATGGCCGTGAATCGCCACATGGTCAAACCTACGCGCATGCTCGAGAAAAAGTTGGCATAA
- the larA gene encoding nickel-dependent lactate racemase: MKIEVGYGTGTQAVEVPDEKILGVLAPNKVEKGLTGVDEVRRALAEPIGTPRLRDIVRPGERIAIITSDITRPVPTYTIMPALLDELYEAGVTPSDITLVFALGSHRPHTEEEQRHLAGERAWAEITCIDGDPSTCVHVGETTAGTPVDIVEVVAKADRRICLGNIEYHYFAGYSGGAKAIMPGVSTREAIQANHTKMVDPRACAGNLDDNPVRQDIEEAAAMVGCDFLLNVVLDEHKQIVKAVAGDLVQAHREGCRFLDSLYRVEVPCAADIIIVSQGGAPKDLNLYQTQKALDNAKHVIADDGVIILVGSCVEGLGNTTFEEWMTAAQSPADLVERIKRDFKLGGHKAAAIALVMQRADIYLVSEMDPAFVESLFFTPFATLEEAYAAALRKKGPEARVLAMPYGGSTLPMLAK; the protein is encoded by the coding sequence ATGAAGATTGAAGTGGGCTACGGAACCGGTACACAGGCTGTGGAAGTTCCCGACGAAAAGATACTCGGCGTGCTTGCGCCTAACAAAGTGGAGAAGGGGCTGACGGGTGTCGACGAGGTGCGCCGCGCGCTTGCAGAACCTATCGGCACCCCCCGCTTGCGCGATATTGTGCGTCCGGGCGAACGCATTGCCATCATCACGAGCGACATTACGCGCCCGGTGCCCACCTACACGATCATGCCTGCGCTGCTTGACGAGCTGTACGAAGCAGGCGTTACTCCAAGCGACATTACGCTTGTGTTCGCCTTGGGCAGCCATCGACCGCACACCGAAGAGGAACAGCGTCACCTTGCGGGCGAGCGCGCCTGGGCTGAAATCACCTGTATCGATGGCGATCCTTCCACGTGCGTACACGTGGGCGAAACGACGGCGGGTACGCCGGTGGACATTGTTGAGGTGGTGGCGAAGGCTGATCGCCGCATCTGTTTGGGCAACATCGAATACCACTATTTCGCAGGGTATTCAGGTGGTGCGAAAGCCATCATGCCTGGCGTGTCGACGCGCGAAGCCATCCAGGCAAACCACACCAAAATGGTTGACCCGCGGGCGTGCGCGGGCAACTTGGATGACAATCCCGTTCGTCAGGATATCGAAGAAGCTGCGGCCATGGTGGGGTGCGATTTCCTGCTTAACGTGGTTTTGGACGAGCATAAGCAGATTGTGAAAGCGGTGGCGGGCGATCTGGTGCAGGCGCATCGTGAAGGGTGTCGCTTCCTCGACAGTCTTTACCGGGTAGAGGTGCCGTGTGCGGCCGATATCATCATCGTCTCGCAGGGCGGCGCGCCCAAAGACCTCAACCTCTACCAGACCCAAAAGGCGCTCGACAACGCCAAACATGTCATTGCCGACGACGGTGTCATCATTTTGGTGGGTTCGTGTGTCGAAGGATTGGGCAACACGACGTTTGAAGAGTGGATGACTGCCGCCCAAAGCCCCGCCGATTTGGTGGAACGCATCAAGCGCGATTTCAAACTGGGTGGGCACAAGGCCGCCGCCATCGCGTTGGTTATGCAGCGAGCCGACATTTACCTGGTTTCCGAAATGGACCCCGCGTTTGTGGAAAGCCTGTTCTTTACACCCTTTGCCACGCTTGAAGAAGCCTATGCGGCTGCTCTGCGCAAAAAAGGACCGGAGGCGCGTGTGCTCGCAATGCCGTACGGTGGCTCAACCCTGCCCATGCTGGCCAAGTGA
- a CDS encoding helix-turn-helix transcriptional regulator, with protein MHAEPAIVTGGKHTMLFAALGLACMFGGIWLADAEVFGASGLDGATLIMRICSLVVYVVFFLIARWYARREETDLRWFFGVSSVIGMACFALGSAIVFACVPHSASSPAYQSAVLAGLFLTKVIGGPVSVSITCIFALLDRTAVMRSCALGMLGAFALYSLFTQFVGAEGSWGIVVAGGLLTCSLIFGMLGLGGPAGRLVRMRSASPRVPSALVVPGVVKRPVRKVITPGFVIVVIFSAMMLGFLRNGLAGDDPHANPVAFAMLVALVVVAALWKGLRTEHVFYAALLCTAVGVLLQPSLDVLLPGASDLAGGLGTALFEVVMWSLVVWAARNSTETLVAAAGARLIAVVGHLLGTVMVVGATLLMPEASAEEALRASELVMVLVYMILLVVLLKFPTLQVPFMSQVIPPSAPDAAPEPLEAPSAAEVDRRYWVEPCNAVADTYQLTLREREVLELLARGRDMPFMEEQLVVSRNTIKMHIRHIYTKLDVHSKQDIIDMVEQMRT; from the coding sequence ATGCATGCTGAACCTGCAATTGTCACGGGAGGGAAGCACACCATGCTCTTCGCCGCGCTGGGACTTGCCTGCATGTTTGGCGGTATCTGGCTTGCCGATGCTGAAGTATTCGGCGCGAGCGGCCTCGACGGCGCGACGCTTATCATGCGGATATGCTCGCTTGTGGTCTATGTGGTGTTCTTCCTCATTGCTCGCTGGTATGCGCGTCGTGAAGAAACCGATCTGCGATGGTTTTTCGGCGTATCGTCGGTGATCGGTATGGCGTGCTTTGCGCTTGGCTCGGCCATCGTGTTTGCGTGTGTGCCTCACAGTGCGTCTTCTCCCGCGTATCAAAGTGCCGTACTTGCGGGTCTTTTTCTGACCAAAGTGATCGGCGGTCCCGTCAGCGTGAGCATAACCTGCATCTTCGCCCTGCTTGACCGCACGGCGGTCATGCGCAGCTGTGCGTTGGGTATGCTCGGGGCGTTTGCGCTGTATTCATTGTTCACGCAATTTGTGGGTGCCGAGGGTTCTTGGGGAATTGTCGTGGCTGGCGGCCTTCTGACATGTTCGCTCATATTCGGCATGTTGGGTCTGGGAGGCCCTGCGGGCCGTCTCGTTCGCATGCGATCGGCATCGCCGCGCGTTCCCTCTGCGCTCGTTGTGCCCGGTGTGGTGAAGCGTCCCGTGCGCAAGGTCATCACACCGGGATTTGTGATCGTGGTGATATTTTCGGCTATGATGCTTGGATTTTTGCGTAACGGATTGGCGGGGGATGACCCCCATGCCAATCCGGTGGCCTTTGCTATGCTTGTGGCGCTTGTTGTGGTTGCTGCGCTGTGGAAGGGGCTTCGTACCGAGCACGTGTTCTACGCCGCGCTGTTGTGTACGGCGGTGGGGGTGCTGTTGCAGCCTTCTCTCGACGTGCTGCTTCCCGGCGCATCGGACTTGGCGGGCGGGCTGGGCACCGCGCTGTTTGAAGTGGTCATGTGGTCGCTTGTGGTGTGGGCGGCCCGCAATTCAACCGAGACCTTGGTGGCGGCTGCAGGAGCCCGTCTGATAGCGGTGGTCGGCCATTTGTTGGGTACCGTCATGGTGGTGGGCGCAACCCTTCTGATGCCCGAGGCATCCGCCGAGGAAGCACTGCGCGCAAGCGAGCTCGTAATGGTGCTGGTGTACATGATTCTTCTTGTCGTGCTGTTGAAGTTTCCCACGTTGCAGGTGCCGTTTATGTCCCAGGTGATACCGCCGTCGGCACCCGATGCTGCGCCCGAGCCCCTAGAAGCACCGAGCGCTGCGGAGGTGGATCGACGTTATTGGGTGGAGCCCTGCAACGCCGTTGCGGACACCTACCAACTGACCTTGCGCGAACGCGAGGTGCTCGAACTGCTTGCGCGGGGGCGCGATATGCCTTTTATGGAGGAACAGCTGGTGGTTTCGCGCAATACGATCAAAATGCATATTCGCCATATCTATACGAAGCTCGACGTGCACAGCAAGCAGGACATTATCGATATGGTGGAGCAAATGCGTACGTAA
- a CDS encoding NADP-dependent malic enzyme produces MDVKEEALRLHAEWRGKLDTVPKMDIATREDLALAYTPGVAEPCRVIAADPDAAYTYTMKANTVAVVTDGSAVLGLGNIGPLAAMPVMEGKAALFKTFGDVNAVPICLDTQDVDEIVETVIRLAPAFGGINLEDIAAPRCFEVERRLIDALDIPVFHDDQHGTAIVVLAGIINALRLTGKRKEECRVVVNGAGSAGIAIAKLLLSYGLRHLILCDINGIVSSHSEGLNEAQRAMLAVTNLDNEQGTLADALRGADVFVGVSAPGVVTPEMVASMNNDAILFAMANPEPEIYPDVARAAGARVVGTGRSDFPNQINNVVAFPGIFKGALEARATRITKEMKLAAAEALASLVSDEELCEDYIMPEPFDPRAAACVAQAVKDCAAGVEGV; encoded by the coding sequence ATGGACGTAAAGGAAGAGGCGCTGCGGCTGCATGCCGAATGGCGCGGCAAGTTGGATACCGTTCCGAAGATGGACATCGCAACGCGCGAGGATTTGGCGCTCGCGTATACGCCGGGGGTGGCCGAACCGTGCCGCGTTATCGCGGCCGATCCGGATGCGGCGTACACCTACACCATGAAGGCGAATACGGTGGCCGTGGTTACAGACGGCAGCGCGGTTTTGGGCCTTGGCAATATCGGACCCTTGGCCGCCATGCCGGTCATGGAAGGCAAGGCTGCGCTTTTTAAGACGTTCGGCGATGTGAACGCCGTACCAATCTGTCTGGACACGCAGGATGTCGATGAAATCGTTGAAACGGTTATCCGTCTGGCTCCTGCGTTTGGCGGCATCAATCTGGAAGACATCGCGGCTCCGCGCTGTTTTGAAGTGGAACGACGCCTGATCGATGCGCTCGATATTCCCGTATTTCACGACGATCAGCACGGTACTGCCATCGTGGTGCTTGCCGGCATCATCAACGCGTTGCGGTTGACGGGCAAGCGCAAAGAGGAATGCCGCGTGGTGGTAAACGGCGCAGGTTCGGCGGGTATCGCCATCGCGAAGCTGTTGCTGAGCTATGGGTTGCGTCATCTGATACTCTGCGACATCAACGGCATTGTGAGTTCGCATTCCGAAGGTTTGAACGAGGCTCAGCGCGCGATGCTTGCCGTGACGAACCTCGACAATGAACAGGGTACGCTTGCCGATGCGCTGCGCGGTGCCGATGTGTTTGTGGGCGTGTCGGCCCCGGGCGTGGTGACGCCCGAGATGGTGGCCTCGATGAACAACGACGCCATCCTGTTCGCTATGGCCAATCCCGAGCCGGAGATTTATCCCGACGTGGCGCGCGCGGCGGGTGCGCGCGTGGTGGGCACGGGACGTTCCGATTTCCCCAACCAGATCAACAACGTGGTGGCCTTCCCGGGCATCTTCAAGGGCGCGCTCGAGGCGCGTGCGACGCGCATCACCAAGGAAATGAAGCTGGCCGCCGCCGAGGCGCTGGCTTCACTGGTGTCCGACGAGGAGTTGTGCGAGGACTACATCATGCCCGAACCCTTCGATCCGCGTGCGGCGGCGTGCGTGGCCCAGGCGGTCAAGGACTGTGCAGCGGGCGTAGAGGGTGTTTGA
- a CDS encoding nitroreductase family protein — protein sequence MLIEIDEKRCTGCGSCVEDCIGANLAIENGVAHALGRCILCGHCVAVCPTEAVAIPSFDMADVEVCVPASESIDPAALLRAIKSRRSIRSYEPRVVEEEKLKLILEAGRYTATAVNAQACRFVVVQKELAAFKDLVWAGIDELLALPVDEMPDWVRPYQRFDRDHRANPAQDFLFRNAPAVVYVAAARADDAGLAAQNMELMAASLGLGMLYNGYLCRAAEALPTAKAYLQAEDKPLQVCMLLGYPAVTYRRTAPRKPGDFVVK from the coding sequence ATGCTGATTGAGATCGACGAGAAACGCTGTACGGGATGCGGCAGCTGCGTTGAGGACTGCATCGGCGCAAACCTTGCGATTGAAAACGGTGTCGCGCACGCGCTGGGCCGCTGCATTTTGTGCGGACACTGCGTGGCGGTATGCCCGACGGAGGCGGTGGCTATTCCTTCCTTCGATATGGCCGACGTCGAAGTCTGTGTACCCGCAAGCGAAAGTATCGATCCTGCCGCACTTCTGCGTGCCATCAAATCGCGTCGCAGCATTCGCTCGTATGAACCGCGTGTTGTGGAAGAGGAAAAGCTTAAGCTGATACTTGAGGCGGGCCGTTACACGGCGACGGCGGTGAATGCGCAGGCGTGTCGTTTCGTGGTGGTGCAAAAAGAACTGGCTGCATTCAAAGACCTGGTGTGGGCCGGCATCGACGAGCTGCTTGCCTTGCCCGTGGATGAAATGCCCGATTGGGTGAGGCCGTATCAGAGGTTCGATCGAGACCATCGCGCCAATCCCGCTCAGGATTTTCTTTTCCGCAATGCGCCTGCGGTCGTATACGTTGCCGCCGCGCGTGCTGACGATGCGGGACTTGCTGCTCAGAATATGGAATTGATGGCCGCCTCTTTGGGGCTGGGCATGCTCTACAACGGCTACCTTTGCCGCGCTGCCGAGGCTTTGCCGACGGCAAAAGCATATTTGCAGGCTGAGGACAAGCCGTTGCAGGTGTGCATGCTGCTGGGCTATCCGGCGGTCACGTATCGCCGCACCGCTCCGCGTAAGCCCGGCGACTTCGTGGTGAAGTAG
- a CDS encoding fumarate hydratase: MKTVITKTQVANAVYAALPQLACVLPDDIEAGLAAALEREESPRGCAVLNQLVKNARIAREDFVPICQDTGTVWASLEIGPDVLVSGDVFAEVNDAVARAYEEARLRMSVVCDAVLDRANTGDNTPAFCDIHLVDEPGVARLHLMLKGGGSDNASRVVMLAPGAGKQGIVDELVRCVREKGANACPPLVVGVGIGGTFDKVAGLAKRALMRPVDEPADDARVAALEEELLAAVNATGVGPGGLGGRTTALAVRVATAPCHIAALPLAINMGCSAMRRVTIDLADCHPERAKRVEGSRAAVAESASGLSACTGSFDSGAFGTSVQDDKRADAFAAGRDDGVAVGAEPVHLSLPLDRAQLAGLKAGDSCLLTGPLYTLRDAGHVRLMGELEQNGGVLPYNLAGQTIFYAGPTPAAAGRPFGAVGPTTAGRMDFAASELYRAGVVATIGKGRRTADVRKACEETGSVYFVACGGAAAYLTRCVASSDVVAYDDLGTEALRKIEVVDFPVFVGIDVCGHDVYDLV, translated from the coding sequence ATGAAAACGGTTATCACGAAAACACAGGTTGCGAATGCGGTCTACGCGGCATTGCCTCAGTTGGCTTGCGTGCTTCCGGACGATATCGAGGCTGGACTTGCCGCGGCTCTTGAACGCGAGGAGAGCCCGCGAGGGTGCGCCGTGCTTAACCAGCTGGTGAAGAATGCGCGTATCGCGCGCGAGGACTTTGTGCCGATCTGCCAAGATACCGGCACCGTGTGGGCGAGCTTGGAGATAGGTCCCGACGTGTTGGTGTCGGGCGACGTGTTTGCCGAGGTGAACGACGCGGTGGCGCGCGCCTATGAGGAGGCGCGTCTGCGCATGTCGGTGGTGTGCGACGCGGTGCTCGATCGGGCGAATACCGGCGACAATACGCCTGCATTCTGCGACATTCACCTGGTGGACGAGCCGGGGGTTGCGCGGTTGCATCTTATGCTGAAGGGCGGCGGCTCGGACAACGCGAGCCGCGTAGTCATGCTTGCGCCGGGTGCGGGCAAGCAGGGTATTGTGGACGAGCTCGTGCGCTGCGTGCGCGAGAAGGGCGCGAATGCGTGTCCGCCGCTTGTGGTGGGTGTTGGTATTGGCGGGACGTTCGACAAGGTGGCGGGTTTGGCGAAACGTGCGCTCATGCGCCCCGTGGATGAACCGGCAGACGATGCGCGCGTTGCGGCGCTTGAGGAAGAGCTGCTTGCGGCCGTGAATGCCACAGGTGTGGGGCCAGGGGGCCTTGGCGGGCGCACGACGGCGCTTGCCGTGCGTGTGGCGACCGCGCCGTGCCATATTGCGGCGTTGCCGCTGGCCATCAACATGGGATGTTCGGCCATGCGTCGGGTAACCATTGATCTGGCAGATTGTCATCCTGAGCGAGCGAAGCGAGTCGAAGGATCTCGCGCGGCGGTAGCCGAAAGCGCTTCGGGCCTGTCGGCGTGCACGGGATCCTTCGACTCCGGTGCCTTTGGCACCTCCGTTCAGGATGACAAAAGAGCGGATGCTTTTGCCGCTGGTCGGGATGACGGAGTGGCTGTTGGTGCTGAACCCGTTCATCTCTCGCTGCCGCTTGACCGGGCGCAGCTCGCGGGCCTCAAGGCGGGCGACTCTTGTTTGCTTACCGGGCCGTTGTACACGCTTCGTGATGCGGGGCATGTGCGGTTGATGGGGGAGCTTGAGCAGAACGGGGGCGTACTGCCGTACAACCTCGCCGGTCAGACCATCTTCTATGCGGGACCCACGCCTGCGGCGGCGGGGCGGCCGTTTGGCGCGGTGGGACCCACGACGGCGGGGCGCATGGATTTCGCGGCTTCGGAACTGTATCGGGCAGGTGTTGTGGCAACCATCGGCAAGGGTCGTCGCACTGCGGACGTGCGTAAAGCCTGTGAGGAAACGGGTTCCGTTTATTTCGTGGCCTGCGGGGGTGCTGCGGCGTATCTGACACGGTGCGTGGCATCATCTGACGTGGTGGCATACGACGATTTGGGGACTGAGGCGCTGCGGAAGATCGAGGTTGTGGACTTCCCGGTATTTGTGGGGATCGATGTTTGCGGTCATGACGTATATGACCTCGTCTGA
- the tmk gene encoding dTMP kinase, which translates to MTHVQPTTNAQRGIFITFEGGEGAGKTTHIRFLAEALRAHGREVVCLREPGGTDIGEALRSVVLDPKNTAMSDEAELLVYEAARAQIVSEVIAPALERGAVVLCDRFADSTVAYQGYGRGLSRAFIDQANAFACQGVRPDRTILLVTGGDARTGLVRATHRSGADRLEQAGEEFHARVNEAFLEIARRDPERVRVVTSADRKSRTARAVFAEIADLFPWMDGSALPPDFFDRLDTKRVQVHNAADGPLGGEA; encoded by the coding sequence GTGACACACGTTCAACCGACAACCAATGCCCAGCGCGGCATTTTTATCACCTTTGAAGGCGGCGAAGGCGCAGGTAAAACCACGCACATCCGCTTTTTGGCCGAAGCGTTGCGCGCTCATGGACGCGAAGTCGTCTGCCTGCGCGAACCGGGCGGCACCGACATCGGAGAGGCGCTGCGCTCCGTCGTGCTTGATCCGAAGAACACCGCCATGTCCGACGAGGCTGAACTGCTCGTGTACGAAGCGGCACGCGCCCAGATTGTCTCGGAGGTTATCGCTCCGGCGCTTGAGCGCGGCGCAGTGGTGCTGTGCGACCGGTTTGCGGATTCGACGGTGGCCTATCAGGGCTACGGACGGGGGCTTTCGCGTGCGTTCATCGACCAGGCGAATGCCTTTGCTTGCCAAGGAGTGCGTCCCGATCGCACCATTTTGCTGGTGACCGGCGGGGATGCGCGCACCGGGCTTGTACGCGCCACGCACCGTTCGGGAGCCGATCGTCTTGAGCAGGCCGGTGAAGAATTTCATGCCCGGGTCAACGAAGCCTTTCTGGAGATTGCGCGGCGCGATCCCGAACGCGTGCGTGTAGTGACCTCGGCCGACCGCAAATCGCGGACGGCTCGGGCGGTGTTTGCCGAAATTGCCGACCTGTTCCCTTGGATGGACGGTTCCGCTTTGCCGCCAGATTTTTTCGATCGTCTTGATACGAAGCGCGTGCAGGTGCACAACGCGGCGGATGGCCCTCTCGGTGGGGAAGCGTAA
- a CDS encoding DNA polymerase III subunit delta' — translation MSDAFENILGQPKVREFLRATVAQDKVSHAYLFTGPSGSNKTLAAYAFAQAIMCPKGAKGPRGGNCGACDACARIMRRKHPDVRYFAPEGAGGYLVEQIRDIVADTALAPIQARKKVYILDRVDLLNTQAANAFLKTLEEPPSDVVLILLGRTRESVLPTIVSRCQVVPFRSIPATEAAGIIAQNTGASIDQARMALAACDGSITRAVEFLKSNERLAFRSRVLEVLGCIRTADDWDLIGYASELVVLVKAPLDAARVEQEQELAEHADFLAKSAIRQIEARNKRQLTAKTFESLRQLSAIVRSWLRDVMAVCAETPELVINTDVRASIAEAAAVTDEASAVAALAAVRRCDEAISYNVSPETCIDALLFEVRDTLYGTSSLRAGAGRDR, via the coding sequence ATGTCAGACGCGTTTGAAAACATCCTTGGCCAACCGAAGGTGCGCGAGTTTTTGCGCGCCACGGTGGCGCAGGACAAAGTGAGCCATGCGTATCTGTTTACCGGTCCTTCCGGATCGAACAAGACGCTTGCCGCCTATGCGTTTGCCCAAGCCATCATGTGTCCCAAAGGGGCGAAGGGCCCCCGCGGCGGCAACTGCGGCGCGTGCGACGCATGCGCGCGCATCATGCGGCGCAAGCATCCGGACGTGCGCTATTTCGCACCGGAGGGAGCCGGCGGCTATCTGGTCGAACAGATTCGCGACATCGTGGCCGATACGGCGCTTGCGCCCATTCAGGCGCGCAAAAAGGTGTACATTCTCGATCGCGTGGATCTGCTCAACACGCAGGCGGCCAATGCCTTTCTCAAAACGCTCGAGGAGCCGCCGAGCGACGTCGTGCTCATCCTTTTGGGACGTACGCGCGAAAGCGTGCTGCCTACCATCGTGTCGCGCTGCCAAGTGGTGCCGTTTCGCTCCATTCCGGCTACCGAAGCGGCGGGCATCATCGCGCAGAACACCGGCGCATCGATCGATCAGGCACGCATGGCACTCGCTGCGTGCGACGGATCGATTACGCGTGCGGTGGAGTTCTTGAAGTCCAACGAGCGGCTGGCGTTTCGCTCGCGCGTGCTTGAGGTGTTGGGGTGCATACGTACCGCTGACGACTGGGATCTCATCGGGTACGCGAGCGAACTGGTGGTGCTGGTGAAGGCTCCGCTCGATGCAGCCCGTGTAGAGCAAGAACAGGAACTGGCCGAACATGCCGACTTTTTGGCGAAGTCGGCTATTCGTCAGATCGAGGCGCGCAACAAACGTCAACTCACGGCAAAAACTTTCGAATCGCTGCGTCAGCTCAGCGCTATCGTGCGTTCATGGCTGCGCGACGTGATGGCGGTCTGTGCCGAAACGCCCGAACTGGTGATCAACACGGATGTGCGGGCGTCCATAGCCGAGGCGGCGGCTGTCACCGATGAGGCAAGCGCCGTGGCCGCATTGGCGGCTGTGCGCCGCTGCGACGAGGCAATCTCGTATAATGTTTCTCCGGAAACATGCATCGATGCACTTCTATTCGAAGTGCGAGATACGTTGTATGGCACATCCTCTCTGCGCGCAGGCGCAGGTCGAGATAGATAA